A region of the Portunus trituberculatus isolate SZX2019 chromosome 21, ASM1759143v1, whole genome shotgun sequence genome:
agatcatcaacattataaagttacgtacatacatacattagtgtacattataatgacttaaattaaactgcctaaatgtttttcataatttttactttcattaaacctttcactgtactatgatgcactctcgctttgtttactctcaatcggttcgcttaacaaagcttcgcttaatgaagggtttttaggcacgtaaccccttcgttaagcaggggttgcctatatatatatatatatatatataatatacagtcagtccttgttatacggcacatatgcgttcctgaaaaccttaccgcaaattgaaattaccgtataccgaacccattataacgtgtaataatagggaatgtgttccagcatgttgaaagtcacccctacagacatgaaaatacatgaaaatagtcatataaaataatgtaaaatactgcacaaaagaaatagacaaaatgtttttatttacctttcactcgccatgtgtTCTATCACATGATGTTCCTTTTCGAGGCTAAGGAACAGTAGGGATtccagcccttactcatcttctggTGAATGGGCAGACGAGGCTCTGCTCTGCAGATCCATTACATTCTCCCCAGCTTTTTTTATAGCCTCACGATTCTTTAACACCATCCAGACTGTTGGCTGGGCTAGACCCAAGTTTTGACTTATGGTAGACATACCTTCTCCCTGCTGTTTCCTGTTCAATATATCTAATTTTACCTCCAATGTCAGGCTACTCCTCTTTCGCTTTGTCTTTTCAACTCCAGCAGTGTCTGCAGAATGTTTTGGGGCCATTATTGGTGCGTCACTGTGCGTCGTGataataatatccacaaaaaacacaccgtaaggatttcacttgtgttcagtgggaaacgTGGGAAGAGactgtttgttgtggtggtgctacggtacggtgtaaacaaaacatgggcggataccatatctgtgaatttttcttaccgtaaatagaatcaagggtagtaattaccaaacaccgtaactgtgaatttactggataacGAAGTACCATATAAGGAGGACttagtgtatatatgtattgtcAATCAATTTACTACATTTCTCATCAGTAAAATATGAGTCACATCAGAGATTCTGTGGTTACGTGAAAATGCAAATTGACCGGGATTTTTTCTCTGATGGTTAAGAGTGCCCATTTCATGTtctatgaataaaaaaacagccATTGATGCATTCCTTGGGAGGTGGCGGCGTAgttgataaggtggtgagcatgacATCGGGCAGATGTCTACGTGTAAATTTGAATCCCGCCATGTATTGTCTTGTattctttgccatttgtcaagtggtttaaagttaccttcatgtcaccatgacacccaggttctaggtggttacactaaagatgcacTTAGGTGGTGATGTaacccctaatatgggtaccaatataaataaaatgggtGGAAACTTGACAGCACTTCCAATACTCTGAAAGTTACTTACAGGCAGCGGAAGCTTGACagcacttccaatactcttcaagttacttacaggcactatagtccaggacataaaaaaaaaaaatccttattaCTTAATATCAGACTGACACCTTTCTCCATATTTACCGATAGTGAATTATGTAAAGGTAGTAAAGGTTAGGTTCAAATATGTGAAGCACAGTAGTAATTTTTTTCCGACAGCAGTGATTTAGTTTCCAACATGGCGTGATACATTGTTTCTGTTATGATTGCAGTATGTGCTTTATGGATATGATCAGAGGGTGTGTTTTAAATTATTCTAGTCATGCATTTACTGTGTTTTTGACAATTCTAATAATTTACTCCTgcaaagtagtttttttttttttttttgtcacacccaaaaatcctgCATTGTTAATTCAAGCAATGACATCATGATAAGCGAGCCGTTTATTATGACAAAAAGGTATGCATTATTGAAAAATGCTCAGCATATGAAGAGGAACATCacttggaaatatagaagcagacagGTAATTCCAGAGTATATttgagaaaggtatgaatgattgagagtattggttaacaattacattagagagttggacagaataggggtgagaagaagaaagctttgtgcaaaTGTTTAAAGTGTATGATGTAGAATATAAGCATATATAAATTATCTAGTGTTCATTTTTTGCCATTGTATCATCCACAGCAACCACCATGACCATCTTCAGCCTGTACATCCTTAGTAAGTCAGGCGGACTGATCTACCAACACGACCACAACTTGCCCACTATTGAGAATGAGAAGACCTTCAGCTTCCCCTTAGAGCTCAAACTTGACGTGCAGAACAGGAATATTGTCGTCTCCTTTGGCCAGCGGGATGGCATCAAAGGTAACGGTGCAGCTGTCAAAGACAGGCAGGCATATCTTTAGTTTTAAAGTAGAAATTCCTTATCATTACTTGTGTATCATTTTCTTGTTCAATCCAAGTGTCTCATATACCAGTCTGTGATGTCTGCACCATTATTTGAAAGGCAATGTcatctattttcccttttttagttTGTCATAAATACTACCTGTTTCACATGTCAGCAGCTTTTTGTAGTCGTCTAAGGTGATTCTACCTGAAACCCAGTGttgttcatctcttctctctatagTTGGTCACATGCTGGTGGCTGTCAATGGATTGAAGGTGACAGGCCAGCAGCTGGATGATGGCCGTGATGCTCTGCAGGTGCTGCAGGATGAGGCCAACTATCCCATCAACCTCAAGTTTGCCCGACCCAGACTCACCACCAATGAAAAGATTTTCCAGGTGTGGAGCTAACTTGTTCACATCCAAATGTTGGAGAACATTCAGGTTCATATTATATCATGTTGTATGTATTATGATAATTTTGTTGTTTGATTACCTGCTTTCATTCATAGCAAATTTTTTAACTTTGACTTTTATGTAGGAAATATCGCTCTTACCTTTTTTATTAAtcattattcttctattttcacATCAGAAGATCAGCTCAATATACATATGCACTACAGTATGCTTTTGGTAGTTTTGGGACTACTTCCTGTTCCTTCAAACTAATTATCATTCCTCATTACtactttatataaaaaaagtatcAAGATTGTAATGTAACTTTGTACCCTATGGCAGGCATCCATGTTCTACCCACTGTATGCCTTGGCTTGCCAGTTGAGTCCAGAGCCAAGGAGTTCTGGCATTGAGGTGCTTGAGGCAGACAACTTTAGGATGAACTGCTTCCAGACTCTCACAGGTGATCACTGTTTGGTTTCCCCTTTTTGTATTTAATGCATCTCATATTTCTGTGTTTGGATGCTGTCTGTATGTCACTACCTGTCTCTATATCTgttcttttcgtatttttttgtgCTTTTACTACATCTATGGCTTTAGGCTTCATATGTAtttggagtgagaaagtggagTGGGCAAGAGCAATGCAAGAAACTGTAATACAAGGTAATTAATGCAGGTGGTTGCACATACTCATTTCACATGTTTCAGTCTTATTTCATCCTGTTATTGTAAGTAGTAGGTATGTATTTTCTAAGTGCTTTAATTTTTTCAGGTGTAAAATTTATGGTGATCTCAGATCCCAAACAAAGTGGTGTTGATGCACTGCTTCACCGAGTGTATGAGCTGTATGCTGACTTTGCTTTGAAAAATCCTTTCTACTCCCTTGAGATGCCCATCAGATGTGAGTTGTTTGATGAACACCTCAAGACTGCCTTGGAGCAAGCCGAGCGCCAAGGCTTCAGCAACGTGTGATCTGGTACTGTTGACATCTTTGGTAGTGTTGTCATGTAttgactcctccacctgctGCTTGTGATTACTGTTTAATTTGGGGAAATTGGTAAGATGTATGATCCATTTAGCTGTCATAAGGTTTTCAAGTTCATTGTTACTGTACTTTACTGATTGATCAAAAGGTTCTTTGTCAATCAGTGCACACCTGTAGATAAATTTTCAGGAATTTCAGAGGGAAATACGGTATACGTAAGCATAAAAATCAAGTGAGTAAGGAGTATCATTCTGTGCTAGACAGCTAAGATCTTACAGCAGAAGTGGAGCATACAGCTTTGAGATGGTAATGTGGTAGGATTGTGATGGTGTCACTTTTCTGGTCTTATCAAGTCATGCAGCAAGTTTAATGCCTTACTGAAAGCCACCTGCTTCCCATATAAGTGCACAAGATTGGTTTGCTTTACTGTTAGAGGGAACTCATGAAGTTCCTGTGCCAACAAGAGTAGTACTTCAGGGTTGTTATGCAGGACTCGCTGCATTGTTTCCATCCTGTGATATTATGTCAGATTTAAAATGACTAGCATATGAATTCTGTGTTCTGTATACATTGCATTACACCAAGCCTGGTCTGATCATTTTGCCTCCTAAGAACATGTGTAAGTGGTGAAATTACAATGGCAAACTTTGTACAGTGGATAAACATTTATTTAGTGAACCAATTTCAAATTCAACAATGTTACTTAACAGAGTTCAGTTTTaatcttgcttgaatgagtcaCATTACTGTACTAATGATAAACTTCTCCTTGAGggtgaaaggataaaaaaaaaagtacaacagagctgtatatatgtatgtactataTTATATGTATTGTTGATTAATGAAGCTTCATGTTCTTACAGGATGTCAGAATTAGACTaagattaatgaaagaaaacaaccaGAATGACAAGTTATGGCACTCAATAccagaataaagaaacaagataaaagagagaagaatcatTATGTGGATACAGAAATTTCCACACATTTTAACAGCTCTAAAGCCAGGGCATCCCTTGACAAGCTTGCCAAACCATCCACAGGTACAGAAGCAAATGAGTTTTAATTTGCTCCTTATACTCTTATTCAATACTAGGAAATGGTAGCCTTGAATATTATCTTCCTTATTaagaagtgaaaggagggaTCTATTTTAATTCAATGGTGAAGCATTAAGGTTTACCCTTCATGCAGGGCTGAAGTAGGTGAGGGGTATATACTGTACttggcaaggaaaaaaaagtggttatAATTATGTTGGTAAGATTACTTCTCAGTACTTTGCAAAACAATATTGATTATCAAGGGTATACAGTAAATTATGTAAAATTAGGCAAACATCATTTCACTCAAAAGTAATTGATGGCCTATTCAAAAAGTGCCACATCTTGGTGTACATTTTGTAAGTTCTAGCTAATGTTCTTGAAGGGGTTTTTGGACTCATACACTTAAGTTGTTTGTTGAAAATGCTTTTGATACATTTTACATAATGGCCACCAGATGTTATGTTCTGCAGATGTTTCTCGGATCTCAAATTGGGACCTTTTCAATGTGGCCTCCACCTTGCAGAATAACTTAAGAAGCCATGTCTGAAGGGTAGGGACCTTGGCAGGTTTAGTACTAGGCCTAGAAATCCTGGATCAGGTGCAAAGAATGGGCCAGAACATTATGATGCAGCTGCCAATTGCACCTTTACATCTGATCCAAGATTGGTTCACTGCATCTCCTACTCTCTTGACAAGGGTCCCTGTTATATTGAGCTGTTCCATAAGCAGATGGTACTGAAAATATTTCAGTTTGAGGGCTGAGGAGACCTCAGACTGAATGTTACTGTTCTCCTGATAGCCAATACAGGACTGAATTTAATAAAAATGTTTCCAGCAATGAAAAAACTTATTAAAGTGATGTAGAGCCACCCAGGGTGCACACTGAGAGAATAATCATAGTTAAAACTAAGATATTTAAAGTCACTTAAATCACTGTTAGGTCAGTTTCTTTTTGACAGACCTTAAGAGCAAAATGTTGGACAGCTAGAGCCTGAGCTACTATTTTAACCTTGTTGCTGATTGACTGAGCCCAATCTTCTGTTTAGCATAATCACTTGCCTCTCCAATCCAACATTTCTTTATTGTTGGACAGAAGAATGTTTATGGTTGAATGCTTGACAAAATCCAAGGTCTTAATAAACAAAGGTAAAGTATCATGCAAGTTGAAAATGTTAATTTAATGCTGCTATTTTCACTATTTCCATTCTAAAATTCTCAAGATGATGCAGCTAGAGCTGTAAGTGCATGACAATGGTTTGGCATCATGACAAGAAGCATGCCTCATGCGAGCAACTCAGGATAAAAAGCTAATTACCACTCTTCCTTTCTGCCAGTAATGGAATCATAATCAGGCAAACTTTATATTATGTACAGCATTATGATAATATTAAGGGAATCCCTTAACCCCTATAGGATGGATAGGCTGAATATCTCTGCCATGCAGTACTGGATAAACTTAATTTTCCACAACATTAACTACTTCAGAGAAGAGTAGTGAATGAAAATGTATATACATTGTAACCACCACTCACTCTTCCTGTCTCATTTGAACTCTGTAACACAAAGTCAGGATGCCTTGGTTACCAAGATACAGCTGGAGTAACTTAGCTTATTGAGAGAAATAGAATGCatatcaaaatatttttaaGTGTAGCAGAGATCACTACTTACCCATCCTCTAGgtgttaaaaaaaacaaatctagTAATAAATTCTTGCTCAAaacgatgaagaggagggaagagtaaaCTTGCACTATGGCAAGCCCAGTCTCTATCTTAAAAGTGAGATAAGCTAACAAAGTAGCAGAACAATCAGCCACAAGGATATATTAGTGGCTTAGACTCCAGTTACAAGTTATGATTGAATGAGCCCCATGGGTGAGTAGAGGGTATCTTGAGGATAAGAATCACAGATGCTTTGATCTATATCATTCCTAATAGGATACTTGGTCATTGAAGGTTATTTACCATCACATCCATTGCAATGTGTGGGATGTGTCTGCATTGTCATATTTTGtataaattaaataagaaaaaaaattattggaaAAGTAATAACCAAGATATTTTCAATCCTATTTTGACACTAAGTATttctaactattattattattatgtagaaGTTGCATATAATGTTTTGGCAATCCACACCAATAGACCACCACTTCAAAACATATATCTACACATGTACAAGTAATTACACTTGAAGGAATACTATACTCACATATAGGTCCCACAACTATAAATTTTTTCACTTGGCAGCACTCAAGTGTGCCTAAAATGGAGCTATTTTATGATTAtgctaaacattttgatatgTACAAATATACAAAATGTAGAAAGGGCTGCAAGCCTGTAACATTGAACACCTTGATTAACTACAGCATTTAAGAAGTACTGACACACTTTGACAGTAGAATTCTTCCATTTGCAGCACATAGTTCAGTATGCAATTTTCAGTTGCAGGAGTGCATGATTCTACTTATCTCCTGATGTGCCCATATTCTGTTATCCTAAGTTTTCTAACCTCACAACTGCAATTTGAATATGGGAGATTAAGCCATTCCTATTCCATTTCATAAACCTCAAAATTCTCCTGCGACCTCCTTTTTACAGTACTC
Encoded here:
- the LOC123507154 gene encoding trafficking protein particle complex subunit 4-like; the protein is MTIFSLYILSKSGGLIYQHDHNLPTIENEKTFSFPLELKLDVQNRNIVVSFGQRDGIKVGHMLVAVNGLKVTGQQLDDGRDALQVLQDEANYPINLKFARPRLTTNEKIFQASMFYPLYALACQLSPEPRSSGIEVLEADNFRMNCFQTLTGVKFMVISDPKQSGVDALLHRVYELYADFALKNPFYSLEMPIRCELFDEHLKTALEQAERQGFSNV